A stretch of DNA from Desulfosarcina ovata subsp. ovata:
GTAAACGGAAATGCCGATACGCGCGGAAACCTGAACGGGGGTGCCGCCCAATTCCACGGGCACGGAAAAGGATTTCAAGATTCGCTGCGCTCGTTCGGCGAGCGCCTGCCGGGGATTGCCGACCACCCGGGTCAGCATGATAAACGAATCCGCTGCAAACCGGGTCAGGGTATCGCTTTGCCGGCAGACGCCTTTCAGTCTGCGGGCCGTCTGCTGAAGCAGAAGATCGCCCTGCCGGTACCCCAGGGTTTCGTTGAAGCGACGGAATTCATCCAAATTGACAACCAGGATGGCGATCATGGATAGATCCCGGTCGGTATGGCTGAACGCCTGTTCCAGCCGGTCATAGAAAAGTTGCATGGTCGGCAGACCGGTCAGTGGATCGCGGAAGGCGTCGATCCATAATGCTTCCGTCTCTTCCTTTTTGCTCATCATATCGTAGCAGAGGCTGCAATAATGGGTTGTCTCTCCCTCTTCATTGGCGATGGCGGCGATGGAGAGCAACGCCGGGTAGATCTCTCCGTTTTTTCTTCGATTCCAGACTTTCCCCTGCCACCGCCCCCTTTTTTTGATGTCGTTCCACATGGATTTGTAAAAATCGGCATCATGGCGGCCGGATTGCAGAAACCGGGGGGTACGCCCGATGACTTCATCGGCGGCATACCCATTGATGGTGGTGAATGCCGGGTTGACCGCTTCAATGATTCCGTTGGTATCCGTAATGATGATGCTTTCGCTCACATTTTGATAGACATTGGCCAGCAGCTTGAGATGGGCATTGTAGTGCCGCCACCAGGTCACGTCATGGCCGTGAAGAAAGAGAAAATCAGAATCGTTGAACGGAACGGGGGTGAACACGATCTGCCGTTCTTCCACCCTGACTTCAACACCGCGCGTCGAACACGCATCACTGGCCAGGCACTGGTTCAGGGATTTCAGAAATGCTTCGGGCAGCGAATTGCCGACGGTGGGCTGCCATTCGGAAAGCAGTGATTGGGCTGCCGGATTGATGTAAAGCAGGATCCCATTCCCGTCGACATGCAGGATCGGATCGCCGCTGGCTTCCTGAAAACGATTGATCGAAGGGGCATCCTTATTTTCAGTTTTATATTTATCTAATGATCCCATTTTTTTGCTCCTCATCGAAGCGCTGACCGAGTTTTCCTTCCACATCGATAAAGTATGGAGCCCTCCGGGCTTGTCAATCGGGAATAAATTCATTTTTTTGCTGTAAATGTTTTTTTGGGGCTGCCCGATGGGAAATGAATTTTGCAGCCTTGGAAGATCAGATCTGCCGGTTCCGATTTTATTCTCGCTAATATTATATATCTAACAAATACAAATTATTATGAAAATGGTCCAAATGTTGCTTAACCACGAGTGTCCGGCTGTTCGGACCGTTTTGGGGGTAAATCATTGAACGGCATATCCATTTTTGTCAGACAAGGAGAAAAAGGATGACACGCGCAGCAAAGAAGATGGTGATGGTTTGGGTGGCAATGGCCATGATCCTGGGGGTTCCGTTCGCCGCCATGGCCGCGGAATCGGTAACCATTACAGGTGAGGTGAATGACAGCTATCAGATTGTTGATGCCAGCGGCCAGGTGTATGAGATCGCCGATACGACCCCGGGCAACGACCTGGTCGAGAACCACATTGGTGAAAAGGCCAAAGTGACCGGAACCCTTGAGCAGGATCAGGATTTAAAAATCATTACCGTTACCGCTTTCCAGATTATCACAGAATAACTAAGGTTGCCGGAAATAAATAATTCCCTCAGATCGCGCCGGATTTGGGGTCGTCTACAAGGCGCCGCCACCCGTGCATATCAGGGAATATGTGCGAGTGGTGGCAACACGGTAGACGGGCGCAAAGACAAGCAGGATGGGGGAATTATTTATTTCCGGCAACCTAAGCCCTCATGGGACCCGGATTCGCTTGGACCGGGTCCCTTTGCCCCACAGGAGAGGTCATGAAAAAAAAGGTTAACGCTTCCATGCAGACGCTGGTTGGTATTGTCACCCCTTCCGCATGGGATGAGGGTGACCGGGTGTTTGAGGTGTCACTTTCGGCAACCGATGATGAAGAGTATGTCATTGAGAACAGCGAACGCTTTCTGGATCTTGTGCAGAAACCCATCCGCGCCGTGGGGATGGTCAAAGTCGGCAAGAAGGTCCACCGGGCGATCAATATCAAGAAATTTGAATTGCTGGAGAGCGCTTCCCTCGAGGAGTGATTTCCCATCGAAACACCGCAGGACGCCAATGGAACAAAAAGAACTGGACGTGTTCCGTGAATTGCTCGAGCCTGGACGTTGGTGGGCATCGCCGCTGATTAAATGGCAAGATTGGGGTTGTTTTTAAGCGTGTGATGTGACAAAGCCGAGACGTTACTCGCCGGCGCGATCTGCCGGCCGACGATGCCCGCCACCCCTGGTCCTGGATCGGGAATTCAGGTGATAACGGATTTGTCACAAGCCCATGGATTCCATTTTCATCTTTACTCGAAACCCGTGCACGCGGGATACCATCCGGCGCATTTTCGCCGACGCCTACCAGACCCACGTCGCCAGTTCCACTGACCAGTTATGGGCGGGGCTGAAGACCATTGCCTGCGACTGTCTTTTCATCGATCTTGCCCAGATGGAAAGCCTGGCAGCCGGTCTGGACGGTCCGCCGGGCCCGAAGGCGCTGATCGGTCAGCTCAGGCAGCTCCGACCGATGATGGCGATCGTTATCATTGCCGCTGGCAATGGCATTCGCCAGGCGGTCAACTACATGAAAAACGGGGCCAGCAACTACATTGCCGAACCCATTGATCCGGAAGAAGTCCGCCTGGTTCTGGATGAAATCTCCCGGGACCGGCTCCAGCAATCGGAACTGGCCTACCTCCGCGAGCGTTTGTGGCAGGACGACTCTCTGGATGTTGTCCAGACGCTCAGTCCCTTGATGAAGAAAGTCTACGACAGTGTCATGTCCGTCGGTCCCACCAAGACCACCGTCCTGCTGCTCGGAGAGACCGGAACGGGCAAGAGCTTCATGGCCAAACGGATCCATCGCCACAGCAATCGCAAGAACGGACCGTTTATCAGCGTTCATTGCGGGGCCATCCCCGAGACCCTGATCGAAAGTGAGCTGTTTGGCCATGAAAAGGGCGCTTTTACCGGTGCGCACCGCCGTAAACCGGGCCGGTTCGAGGTCGCCTTCGGGGGGACGATTTTTCTGGATGAGATCGGGACGATCTCCATGGCCGCTCAGGTCAAATTGCTGACCGTTCTTCAGGAAGGAATTTACCAGCGTGTGGGCGGCGATCAGCCCCTGAACGCCAATGTGCGGGTGATTGCGGCGTCGAACACCGATTTGAAAGCGATGTGCGAGGCGGGGCAGTTTCGCAAGGACCTTTACTACCGGCTTAACGTGTTTCCCCTGACGATCCCCCAACTGCATGACCGCAAAGAAGATATTCCCCTTTTTGTGGATGCCTTCCTGAAACGGTTCAATCAATTCAACACCAAGAACATCCAGGGGGTTCATCCCGACGTCATGAATGGGTTGCTCAACTATGTATGGCCGGGCAATATCCGTGAGCTGGAAAACCTTCTGGAGCGGGCATACATTCTTGAGAATTCACCGATCATGATGCCCGACAGCTTTCCCCCTGAACTGTTCGACAGCGTTGCGCTGCCCGCTGATATCACCATCCGGCAGGTGGCCACCCTGGCTGAAGTCCGCAAACACGGGATCGAGGAGATTGAGCGGCGCTACCTGCAGGAGTTGTTGCTGCGCAACAAGGGGCGGATCAACGCATCCGCTGCCGAAGCCGGGGTGGGGACCCGCCAGTTGAACAAATTGATGCACAAATATCGCCTGGACAAGGCGGCCATTAAAAAATCGTTGAAAGTATAGGCGATGATAACCATTGGACCGCCGTGTCCGGACTAAAAATCGCAGTTCCATGAGACCTCCGGATTCCGATAATTATCATATTCGGAACTTCATATTCCGCTCTTGCCGCAACCGTTTTTGCCAGGTGGGTTTCATTCTTCTCCGTCTTTTCCCGTTTTTATGCGCGCAGCGAAACGGCATTTGATTGGTTGAAACTATAACATATTGTTATAAAAGAAAATAAAACTAATTGTGCAGGGCTTGACATTGCCCATTTGCGCTTTAATTTTTTCTATCTTCAGACAGACCATGCCCTGATACGTGTTCATTAACAATGATGGGTGGGCACCCTTTGGTTCCCCTCATGGGCAAGCATACCGATAGGTGTGTTCATTGCTCCCATCAAACCGTTTTAATATACGATTATAGCGAAACAGGAGGAAAAAATGAACGTCAGACCGTTGAATGACCGAGTCCTCGTGGTCCGTACCGAGGGGGAACAAAAAACCGCCGGAGGAATCATCATCCCGGATACGGCCAAAGAAAAACCCATGGAAGGCGAGGTGGTCGCCGCCGGACCGGGCAAATTGGACGAGAAAGGCAAACGGGTTCCCATGGAGTTGAAAGCCGGTGATCAGGTGCTTTTTTCAAAGTACGCCGGCACGGAAATCAAAATTAACGGGGTTGAACACCTCTTCATGCGTGAAGACGATATTCTGGGTGTGATCGAATAATCAGGAGGAATCAAATCATGGCTGCAAAAAAAATTGTTTACGGTTCAAATGCCCGTGCGGCGATGCTCAAGGGGGTCAATACGCTGGCCAATGCGGTCAAGGTGACGCTGGGCCCCAAGGGCAACAACGTAGTTTTGAATAAGTCCTTTGGCTCGCCCCTGGTGACCAAGGACGGCGTGACGGTGGCCAAGGAAGTTGAAGTGACCGACAAGTTTGAGAACATGGGTGCCCAGATGGTCAGGGAAGTGGCCAGCAAGACCAGCGATGCGGCCGGTGACGGAACGACCACGGCAACGGTGCTGGCCCAGGCCATTTACACAGAAGGCCAGAAGCTGGTGGCCGCCGGCGGCAACCCCATGGCAATCAAACGCGGTATCGACATGGGCACGGCAGCGGTGATCGACGCGCTGAAGAAAATTTCCAAGCCGACCAAGGACCACAAGGAGATCGAGCAGGTCGGGACCATTTCCGCCAACAATGACGAGACGGTGGGCTCGCTCATTTCCGACGCCATGGAGAAGGTGGGCAAAGAGGGCGTGATTACCGTCGAAGAGGCCAAGGGCATGGAGACCACCTTGGATATCGTCGAAGGCATGCAGTTTGACCGGGGTTACATCTCCCCCTATTTCGTGACCAATACCGAGAAGATGGTTGCCGAACTGGAAGATCCCTATATCCTGATCAACGAGAAGAAAATCTCCAACATGAAGGATATGGTACCGCTGCTGGAATCGGTGTCCCGTGCCGGCAAACCGCTGGTGATCATTGCCGAGGATGTCGACGGCGAGGCCCTGGCCACCCTGATTGTCAACAAATTGCGTGGCACGCTTACCGTCGCGGCGGTCAAGGCGCCTGGATTCGGAGACCGCCGCAAGGCCATGCTCGAAGACATCGCCATTCTTACCGGCGGGCAGGTGGTTTCCGAAGACCTGGGCATTAAACTGGAAACCGTCACCATTGATGACCTGGGCAAGTGCCGGGCGATCAAGATCGACAAGGACAACACCACCATCGTTGACGGTGCCGGGACCAAATCGGCCATTGAGGGCCGTGTCAAACAGATCCGCGCCCAGATTGACGAGACCAAATCCGACTACGACCGCGAGAAGCTCCAGGAACGCTTGGCCAAACTGATCGGCGGCGTGGCGGTGATCAACATTGGGGCGGCGACCGAGACCGAGATGAAAGAGAAGAAGGCTCGCCTGGAGGATGCCCTGAATGCCACCCGGGCAGCCGTGGAAGAGGGAATCGTGCCGGGTGGCGGTGTCGCTCTGGTTCGCTGCATTCCCGTTTTGGATGGCCTGGATGCCAAGGGTGAGGAGAAGAACGGCATTAAGATTCTTAAACGCGCCCTTCAGGAACCCCTGCGCCAGATTGTCTGCAATGCCGGCCTCGAAGGGGCCGTGGTGATCAACGCGGTTTTCGAGGGTAAGGACGATTTCGGTTACAACGCGGCGACCGATGAATACGAGAACCTGATCGCCGCCGGGGTTATCGATCCGACCAAAGTGGTGCGCTTCGCCTTGCAGAACGCCGCCTCTGTGGCTGGCCTGATGCTGACCACCGAGGCCATGATCGCCGACAAGCCCGAGGAGAAGAAGAAAAGTTCGGCCGCAGCGTCCATGGGCGATGACATGTATTGATGGCCACCTAAAAGACCGTTATCGTCACGCCGGACTCGATCCGGCATCCAGAAACGATCGAAAATGTGGAGTCGCGCGATCGGTTCAGCGTGTGCCCGGTTTTTGCCGGAACGACGGATGAATCGAAGCCTTGACGGGTAACCCAAACACCCCTGACCTCATTTTGGCCAGGGGTGTTTTCCTTTTCGGCGTCAGCATCGCCCTATCTGTTCAGACCGGCCATTCCTTCGGGGGTATAGCGTTCACCGGCAATCGTTCCCGGCGCAAAAGCCTGATCCAGGATATGGGTTTCCTCGGTCGACAGGATGATATCCACGGCGCCAAGGTTTTCATTTAAATAGTCCAAGCGCCGGGTTCCGGGGATGGGCACAATATCGTCTCCCCTGGCCAGAATCCAGGCGAGCGCCAATTGCGCGGGGCTGACGCCTTTGGCGGCTGCCATGTCAAACAAAACGCCGGTACGGACCAGGTTGGCCGGCAGGTTCTTTTCGGAAAAACGCGGGAGAAGGGGACGCAAATCGCCTGACTGGCTGATTTGTTGACGGTCCAATTTCCCGGTCAGGGCGCCACGTCCCAAGGGGCTGTAAGGCACCAGGGCCACGCCCAGCTCGCGCATTGCAGGAATCACCTGGCTCTCAATGTCCCTGGTCCACAGCGAATATTCCGACTGGACCGCCGTGATGGGGTACACGGCATGGGCCCTGCGCAAGGTGGCTGCCGCCGGTTCGGACAGGCCGATGTAACGGACCTTGCCCGTATGAACCAGTTCGGCCATGGCACCCACCGTATCCTCGATGGGCACGGTGTCGTCAATTCGATGGGCGTAATACAGGTCGATGGTCTCTCTTCCCAGGCGCCTGAGACTGGCATCGCAGGCCTGCTTGACATATTCAGGCCTGCCGCAGATGGTTCGGGCGTATTCGCCTGGCCGGCGTACAATCCCGAATTTGGTGGCCAAAAAAACTTCCCCAGTCCAATCTTTCAGCACCTTGCCGATCAGCTCCTCGTTGTGACCCGCTCCGTATGTGTCGGCCGTATCCAGCATGGTCAGGCCCTGCTTCAGGGCAGACAGAATCACGGTTCTGGAGACCGCGTCATCAGAGGACCCGTAAAACTCGCTCATGGCCATGCACCCCAGCCCCAAGGCGGATACCATGGGACCCTGTTTTCCCAATTGGCGTTTTTTCATAGCAACTCCTGATGTTGAAGGGTTTTCAATGGAACGACAGCGGCAGCATAGCTCAAAACCACTTGACCTTCATCAGAATAACGGGCATTTTTTTCCCGATGACGGACATCGATGAGGCCCAGGGACAATCTTTGCAGAACAGCTATACAAAAATCGATTTTACCTCCGTTGGGATGGATGTGCGCACCCTTGCCGGCACCATGGCCAGCTGTTCCACGGAAGCGCTGCACACTCACGGTCACCATCAGGTGCTGAAAATCGAAAGCGGCGTGACGCTATTGGTGGATGCGTATCGCCGGCAGCCCATGTTCGGCGCGCTGACCGCATTTATCCCGGCGGATTTCGCGCATCGTAGCGTGGTGCTGGGTAGCCCTGTGCGCTACAAATCCATCTACCTGGCGCGGGAATTGTTGCCATTCCCCCAACAGGCGATCTCGCTGTTTTTCATCAGTCCGTAGGGCGCGGCCCTGTTTGATCGGATTCAACTCCGGGAATCCCGGGATCTTGCCCGCCGCCACAACCGGGAATGCCTGGATTTGTTGCTTAAGCTGCTGCCCGAGGAGATGGAACGGCCGGCGGACCTCGTACGCCTGCCCGAGCCGAAGGCCCGCCTGACCCGCAACGTGGTCCGGTTTGTGGAAAAGCGATACGCCGGGCCGTTGACCATGGCCGATTTCT
This window harbors:
- a CDS encoding sensor domain-containing diguanylate cyclase; this encodes MGSLDKYKTENKDAPSINRFQEASGDPILHVDGNGILLYINPAAQSLLSEWQPTVGNSLPEAFLKSLNQCLASDACSTRGVEVRVEERQIVFTPVPFNDSDFLFLHGHDVTWWRHYNAHLKLLANVYQNVSESIIITDTNGIIEAVNPAFTTINGYAADEVIGRTPRFLQSGRHDADFYKSMWNDIKKRGRWQGKVWNRRKNGEIYPALLSIAAIANEEGETTHYCSLCYDMMSKKEETEALWIDAFRDPLTGLPTMQLFYDRLEQAFSHTDRDLSMIAILVVNLDEFRRFNETLGYRQGDLLLQQTARRLKGVCRQSDTLTRFAADSFIMLTRVVGNPRQALAERAQRILKSFSVPVELGGTPVQVSARIGISVYPTTAKDMYTLLEQAQVAAEQAKARGGNQYRIYK
- a CDS encoding sigma-54-dependent transcriptional regulator; this translates as MDSIFIFTRNPCTRDTIRRIFADAYQTHVASSTDQLWAGLKTIACDCLFIDLAQMESLAAGLDGPPGPKALIGQLRQLRPMMAIVIIAAGNGIRQAVNYMKNGASNYIAEPIDPEEVRLVLDEISRDRLQQSELAYLRERLWQDDSLDVVQTLSPLMKKVYDSVMSVGPTKTTVLLLGETGTGKSFMAKRIHRHSNRKNGPFISVHCGAIPETLIESELFGHEKGAFTGAHRRKPGRFEVAFGGTIFLDEIGTISMAAQVKLLTVLQEGIYQRVGGDQPLNANVRVIAASNTDLKAMCEAGQFRKDLYYRLNVFPLTIPQLHDRKEDIPLFVDAFLKRFNQFNTKNIQGVHPDVMNGLLNYVWPGNIRELENLLERAYILENSPIMMPDSFPPELFDSVALPADITIRQVATLAEVRKHGIEEIERRYLQELLLRNKGRINASAAEAGVGTRQLNKLMHKYRLDKAAIKKSLKV
- the groES gene encoding co-chaperone GroES, producing MNVRPLNDRVLVVRTEGEQKTAGGIIIPDTAKEKPMEGEVVAAGPGKLDEKGKRVPMELKAGDQVLFSKYAGTEIKINGVEHLFMREDDILGVIE
- the groL gene encoding chaperonin GroEL (60 kDa chaperone family; promotes refolding of misfolded polypeptides especially under stressful conditions; forms two stacked rings of heptamers to form a barrel-shaped 14mer; ends can be capped by GroES; misfolded proteins enter the barrel where they are refolded when GroES binds); protein product: MAAKKIVYGSNARAAMLKGVNTLANAVKVTLGPKGNNVVLNKSFGSPLVTKDGVTVAKEVEVTDKFENMGAQMVREVASKTSDAAGDGTTTATVLAQAIYTEGQKLVAAGGNPMAIKRGIDMGTAAVIDALKKISKPTKDHKEIEQVGTISANNDETVGSLISDAMEKVGKEGVITVEEAKGMETTLDIVEGMQFDRGYISPYFVTNTEKMVAELEDPYILINEKKISNMKDMVPLLESVSRAGKPLVIIAEDVDGEALATLIVNKLRGTLTVAAVKAPGFGDRRKAMLEDIAILTGGQVVSEDLGIKLETVTIDDLGKCRAIKIDKDNTTIVDGAGTKSAIEGRVKQIRAQIDETKSDYDREKLQERLAKLIGGVAVINIGAATETEMKEKKARLEDALNATRAAVEEGIVPGGGVALVRCIPVLDGLDAKGEEKNGIKILKRALQEPLRQIVCNAGLEGAVVINAVFEGKDDFGYNAATDEYENLIAAGVIDPTKVVRFALQNAASVAGLMLTTEAMIADKPEEKKKSSAAASMGDDMY
- a CDS encoding aldo/keto reductase; its protein translation is MKKRQLGKQGPMVSALGLGCMAMSEFYGSSDDAVSRTVILSALKQGLTMLDTADTYGAGHNEELIGKVLKDWTGEVFLATKFGIVRRPGEYARTICGRPEYVKQACDASLRRLGRETIDLYYAHRIDDTVPIEDTVGAMAELVHTGKVRYIGLSEPAAATLRRAHAVYPITAVQSEYSLWTRDIESQVIPAMRELGVALVPYSPLGRGALTGKLDRQQISQSGDLRPLLPRFSEKNLPANLVRTGVLFDMAAAKGVSPAQLALAWILARGDDIVPIPGTRRLDYLNENLGAVDIILSTEETHILDQAFAPGTIAGERYTPEGMAGLNR